ATTCAAATCAATGTTGGCCAATGATCTGAACGGTTGCACTTCCTCGTCACTATTTTGTTCTGTGGACTTTTCACTAATGGATTGCTCTCTGTGCATAACCTCATCGATGGCACTTTTGATCTTCTTTCTGTTGCTAGTTTGATTCTCTGCTCCACTATTTTCAGCTGGATGCATTTCCATAAGCGAGAGCACAACAGAGTTTCTCTTCCCTTTATTGGCTTTGTCGTCTCCATGCTTATAATTCTCCTCACTTTCATGCTTTATTTGAGTTTCTTCCTTCCTGTCTGAGCTCTCAGACGATGTTAGAGAACTCTCGAGTGAATATCCATTACGTCCTAATAGTTTGTTCCTTGCATCTTTTAGCACCGAGCCATCACTCTCTGTCAATACGGAGAACGGGGAACTTGGACACCCAGAGTCGACCATCGACACTAACTGAGAAAGTTGAGCTTTTGCATTTTCCACTTCAATGGAGCAAGGACTGTATCCAGAAAGAGTCTCCTGTGCTTTCTTCAAGACTGACTGTAAGTACTTTCCTTGAGCTTCGATTCTTAGCTGCAAATGTCTTTGCACCTGAAAAGAATTGTAGGTATAGAAGTTCCCGATGGATCATTTTGTGCTTTCTGTATAGACTCTCAATGCGTAAAGTAACTAAATAAGTTTGTAAATTTCTGTTACCTCAATCTGTTCATGAAGTTTCCTTTGCACCTCCATTTGCATTTGTAAAGCATGAGCTACCTGCAAACTTCTGAAAAAAAGCACAAACTTAAGTCAAATTCGTTCCTTGTACTTAATCTCATGTTGTTCAAAACCATATCGAAATATCATTACTCGTTAATCTGCTCGTGTGCTCCATCACAAATCTTATTACTCAGCTGACTTCTCTGATTTTCTCCATTATCTGAATTGGAAAAAGATGCATGTGAACGCCTCGTATTTTCATGTGTTTCATGATAATCATAGTTCTCTGATTCTTACCTTGCTGTTTATTATTGTGGTATGTCTGCGATTGTTGACTTCTTCCCAGTCTATATTTCTGCAGCAGAAGACATCGTCATATTCAAGAACCTTTATACAGAAACTGAACTCAAAATCTAATGAAGTCAATGTGTAAGAACAAGAGAATTGCCTGTAAATGGCTCTTGAGGTGGTACAAAGTGAGTCCTTGAATGCCCATCACCCTCATCAAAGATTTTGGCGTAGCCTCTACATTGAACAACACAATTTcctatattagtatatatagaATCTAGTATGCAGTAAAATGGACTAGACCAGATATGCTCACTCTCTGCACCCCCAAGCTGGTTGACAGCATCCACGAAACGCTGATGCAGTTCCGGAGTCCATTTCAATCTGGGCTTTGCATCACTAGACAATACCAAGCTCATTTCTTTAGTTTGGACATTCTGAAGAGCCATTTCTGTTTGTGTAAGAAGAATAGGATGTAAGAGGGTTGGATCATAGGAAAGGACGTCGGTTGCTTGAGAACACTGTCTGAAGAATGCGGTAGGCTTATAATTCTCTTTATAATTGGGAGTTGTTAGCCTGTCCTATGTTCCCACCCCATATCTGGAAACATAAGTGGGGTTTATGCCGAGGGGGAATATATGCCATGAGCTGTGGcccttcctttttttcttccatttccCATTTCATATCGaactttctttatttcttgtttctaagtattttctctcttctttgaCTTGAAAGGGGTGGAGAGAATCTCTCCCGTGCTGCAAAAACAGAGAAAGCAACACACCTCAATTTGTGTCTCAAAAGGAGAGAAAAGAGGGGGAAAAAAGTGTATAGTTTGTTTTTATCCTTGTGTTTTTTCACCTCccactgtgtgtgtgtgtgtttgattCCCATATGAGTTAGGCAGTCCCCACCATGATGCATAATGGGTGCAACTTTCATGAAAACCCCTTCAGAAGCTTTgatggaaagaaaagaaaaaatgaatgatgatgatgatgatgctttaattaatgggctgtgttttcttttctaataaaGATTGAAAGGGATAACCAAAAATGAGTGTATTTCTTGTGAATTTTGGTTCTTGCattattcttaatttcctGGAATTTCCTTTCTTAGTAGGAGGTGTGAAGTGAATTTGGGCGGTtgctttttgttattttttttgtgttgggATGAAGGAATCAAAGAATCTACCATTAGATTTTAGGACAAGCAAGTGTATGTTTTGGTGTTATCAAATAACCAAGTGTTGGTGTATGATTGACATTATTATAGTATTATTGATGTGCATTCAGTGAGTTATGTATGTCAGTTATTTCTCCTATGTTTCTTTCATCTTCAAAGTGTCAGAACCGCATGTTTCCATAGATTGTCCTGTCAGAAAATTTACTGGATTAAGGGATAATAATATGGACACAAGAAAAGCCAATTTTTTGAGCCCTCAAGTTTTACCCATTTGCAGTCAACTTTTGtgcataaaaattattgtatttgcaTAGTCAGACTTGTAGAGAGGAGGCCCATCTTTTCCTCTTTGCTTAAACTCCAAGAATTGCATAGattcttgtaattatataaatttagaacAGATTTGCAATAACTTCTgcttttataatgaaaataaattgtaaaaaaattaagtgttAAGTGGTAGAGAAAATTAGAGGCGTTTGAAAACAACAATGAAAAGTGCTTGTTTTATCAATAAACTGTTACAAAAGTCGATAagaagttatttataattcttcGTATAGTTCTTTTAATTTCGAGAAGCTCAAAAGTTCGGAATggagattaaaaatattcttttcaacttatttttcgTGATATATTGATAAACTCTTATTTTAAGGAGGTGAGAGCTTAGCATCAGAATTGAGTTGAAGCCATTAGCTTagtcctttttctctttgacTAAACATAGACGATGATGTCTgttggaattaattaattaagtgttGGCATGCAGAATCTCTTTTCTCTCAATAAACAAACACAAGGAAATGACAAAAAGAtccatatattattacaaaagcAGCCCATGAAAAAGGGAGGAGGggctgaaaaattaaattaaaatattgcacTTACACTATGAAATCATCCAAAATGATTCTCTATTTCAAGTTCCACAGCATCTTCTATTTCGCATAACATATATACGCCgatgtaaataaaatacatgatGTCGTTTTTGTACGCTTGATGTGTACATATTAATTGGAATGGAAAATTCAATCTGTGAAATCGTGAATAGAATTGGAAACTCACTTAAGTTTTGTTTTCGAGGgggaaaataaagagaaaaaaagagagagggagagagatgaCAATGGCAAACAAAAAATCTCGAAAAGTGATTAAGATGAGATGAGtttttttacatttcttgGATAGCGGGCAAAGCGTTGGATCCCTGGAATCAAAATCCAATCATTAATATCTCCAAAGCACTCCCATTCGCATTCACTTGCTCTAGCAGTGTAAAAGCTATGTAATAAGCAAATAAGCTGAGCTTCTAGCTTATTCTAAGCTAGTAGCTATACATATAAGTTGCTAACTTGATGCTGAAACTGGTTTTACACATTGTCTGTGATGTGATCAttgatgtgtatatatgtttgtgttaCTTATGTTGGCGAACATGTCGGGCATGTCCGAATGCTGACACGCTCGTGCGTGTAGTACACGTGCTGCCTTTTCTGTTACGTATTCGGATCGATGATGGATAAGATAATTTATGGTTGCggaatataaattattaggaGGTATGTGGCCCAGAAAGTCTGAAAtgagggagaaaaaaaaaaaagaggaaaggaAGAGTAAATGAAGTAGCTTTGGCTTTGGCTTTAAGCAGCTGCTGTACTTGAAGCTCCTTTTGTTGCTTTAATATATTCCATGGCAAGAAAAGGAGATTCTAGGATGATGCAAAAACTACGAGGGGCTTGGAATTTTAAGGTCAGGTTGTAAGAAGGTCCAGTTGTATTAAAAGTCATCTAAAACATCAATTATTATTCTGATAGGGGGACCCCATGAAGAGGGTTGGAGAGAGATCTCACAATTCCAAAAGCATGGAAAAGGAGGGAGAGGAGGAGAATATGGCCTCAGGAATCAAGAAAAGgggaaaaacaaaaggaactTGTCGCCATCCCACCGCGGAATCGTTCATATTTATcccatcaaaattcataattagcCTTCGGGATGGTGATGTTGGCGTCGCGTCATTTATTGGTGTTCTATGGGAACGATGAGGATTGAGTTAGTTAATTACAACCGTAGCGTGGGATTTATACTGTGTTGATCTGTTCCGGAGCCTGTAAgagaaatttttcattatgttGTTAGTAGCTATTGTTATTGTCATTTTGATGAAGTTGGACATTCAGACAGCATACTACAAGAACGTTGAGATAGGGTGTGCTTCTTGTTCTTCTGGGCTTAATTTACAAGTTTTTTCCTCGATCCCCTCGTGTATCAACATGTCGAGTTGGTCGAAGCGCGCTCAACTTTGTCTTGGACCTAGAATTCTACTTAGGGAGAGTgtgaaatttgtaaattttgagAGGAAGAGCTTCTCATGGACGGGATAGGATTCcatctttttttctatttaactTATACATTTACGTGTACAAAAATCgcatgattatatattttatttaaaaattaaataaaatagaatttgaaatagaaaattcacgCTATCAGAATATAAGAAGTTATAAAGTGACAAAAAATTTTGTAGCATTTTTATAGCCACTTAGATTCACAAAATAGCGTACTCCATTAGCTACGTGCTGTCCactttgctttatttttcatcatgaaagttaaaaaaagaGGTGCTTTGCAATTCTTGTAGTAATTGTGAAGTAACAAATACAACTTTATTGCAATACTGTGCAGATTATTACACCACGTAAAATAGAGGGAAGCTGCAAAGTTATTACAAACTAAATGTATAACATCTTTAACAATAAGAGCTCCGAAGGTGAGGCTGCAATTCTTTCTCCTAAGTATTTGTTTCATCTTTTACTTCAAACAAGTTTCTGATTTGTTCCCATTTTGCCCTACTCATTGTTATACTGGAGACGAGCATTGAAATTTGTCTAGATGGAGACGAACATATATAGGTATGAGAAACTCGGGTTTGTTGGCATATGTATGTTActtgatagttacatcaaaaCGTGAAATTTAATTCACTATAATATTACTATCGGAGATCGTACTCAACAGTGCATCGATGGTGCTCTCGTTTCTGTCATATGATTCATTCTcaagaataaaattgttattaatttcaCAAGGCCTAACAAAcgttagttataattataatagttgaCGATTTGTTGGTACGAAATTCTATCATATATAGTAAGATACAATATTGGGACAATTAGGTTGTTATTGtgtctaattttcttttattttttacatatctTGTAATTTCCTAACAAGTTACAATAGGGACGCTGGATTGTCTTCTTAATCTAACATTTATGCATGAAAACGTGCATTACGTGTCTCTTGGAGAATAAAGTAATCCATGAATTAATGTTGTCTGAACTGTACATTCAACGCCACAATGTGTAGACATAAAGCTTCTAAAGTCGTCATTTGCGGTTTGAATTGaatacttttatttcaaattcatacaACATAATTTTTACACAGACAATACTTACAACATAGTAGATGAAATCGTGCAACCAACGTTGTTGAGTTAGAAACAAGCCAATTTGATAACTTTTCCGCTCTCCTCCAAAACATCTTAGAGATGACTGATTTGGATTCAGTCCGaactttttattacaaaagatGATGTTTCATATCtgaatttaagaaatatatacacAGAGCGTACGTAAAAtgtctttaaatatattgataacatgaatttaatatacatatcatatatatacatatattaaatgaaataaaaaatgcattgcGTCCGAAATAAAAGActcaaaatttacttttaccAGTCAAATTTGAAGTGATGAGGCTGTGAATGGTGTCACCTCCAAGAAAGATAATGGGACtgacaatatataaatatctatatttttatccaatcaaTATACTGTGAGTTccctcattataatatttcttgtaatt
This region of Sesamum indicum cultivar Zhongzhi No. 13 linkage group LG4, S_indicum_v1.0, whole genome shotgun sequence genomic DNA includes:
- the LOC105159974 gene encoding myb family transcription factor PHL8-like, with translation MALQNVQTKEMSLVLSSDAKPRLKWTPELHQRFVDAVNQLGGAEKATPKSLMRVMGIQGLTLYHLKSHLQKYRLGRSQQSQTYHNNKQQDNGENQRSQLSNKICDGAHEQINESLQVAHALQMQMEVQRKLHEQIEVQRHLQLRIEAQGKYLQSVLKKAQETLSGYSPCSIEVENAKAQLSQLVSMVDSGCPSSPFSVLTESDGSVLKDARNKLLGRNGYSLESSLTSSESSDRKEETQIKHESEENYKHGDDKANKGKRNSVVLSLMEMHPAENSGAENQTSNRKKIKSAIDEVMHREQSISEKSTEQNSDEEVQPFRSLANIDLNCKSLNDFDSGPKVIDLNLNGLELFNGTFSV